A window of Paraburkholderia sp. ZP32-5 genomic DNA:
GGACATGGTGTTCGACTCCTCGTGGTTACGGCGACTGCGCGGCCCGTCAATCTCAACAAACAGTACATATTTATAATTCAATGAAACGTTTGTTGTCAAACAGTGAAATACCGCATCGATGAAAATCGTGGTTGGCGCCCAACCGGTTTTACAATTTTTGCGTCCTCATTCGTCCGATGACAGACTAGCCTTGGCCGGTTCCCCAGATGCCGAATGCATGGCACACGCACCACCATCCAGGCGAAGATTCCTATCAATATCCTGACAATCACGAGCTTGAAGCCCACCTCCGATCCATCGAAGCCGTGTCGGGTTCGATGCGAGCACACCCGACAAAGAGCACAATCTCCCCCCGTGCATCCGGTGAGTGACAAGCTGCTCACCACAAACTGACACGCGTGTTGCGCAAACTCTGACCGGAAACCCCGGCGCCCACGATTGCATTGAGCGTCCCGAATTCCGAACCAACGTCCAAGCACGAAGGAATTTTTTGCGATGAGTGATCCACAGCAGCCGACCTCCCAGCCGCTCGATCTGAGCGCGTTCGCGTCGCTGGCGGTACCGGAGACGACTGAAAATCCGCCGTCCGCATCCGGCTCGGATACCCCCGATCTGCCGGCCGGGACGGCAACACCGACCGAAATCGCGGCGCCCATGCCGGCTTTCGAACGGCTTGTCGATCTGAGTACGCTGCCGGCCGAGCTGCAAACCCGCGCGCACCAGCTTGCCGCGTCGATCCGTTTTGAGGACACGACCTCGACGCTGACCTTCATCGAACATACGCTGCAGCCGATCGCGCAGGTCTCGCGCCAACTGCTCGCCGATACCACGGTCGGCAATGCGGGCGAAGTCGGGCTGATCGCCGCCGCCGTGATCGACGGCATCAGGATCCTGCGTATCGACGAACTCCAGGCCGAAGCGCACAAGACCGCGCCGAAAGCGGCCAGCCTGCTCGGCAAGGTGATGGGCCTCGGCAAGCTCGCGCATGACGCGGTCCAGTCCTTCACGGAGAACCGCAAGAAGTTTCTGACGCTGATGGACGCGGAAGAGGCCCGGGCTCGCAAGGCGAAGGCGGATCTGATGACCACCGTGCAGTTGCTCGACGATCAGAGCCAGGCCGTGCGTCAGGGCGTCGGCAATCTGACGATCGCGATCGCCGCCGCGCAACTCGCGCTGGATCGCGGCGTGCAGGAAGCGGAGGAACTGCGTCAGGTCGCATTGCGCTCGAATACTTCGGGCGATGCCGCGATCGCGATGGACCGCCGCAACACGCTGGCAAATTTCCGCGGCCAGACCGCCGATATGCGCGAAGCAATGGTGTCCGCCGCGACGCTGATTCCGCTGATCGCGTCGAACCGCAAGGCGGCGGTGACGCGCATCTCGCAACTGAACAGCGGCATTCTGCTGACGCTGCCACGTCTGATGGCGGTGGCGTCGCAGGCGGCCGTCGAGGCAGACGTGCGACGCGGCGGGCAGGAAAAGGAAAAGCTGGACGAAGCGAACCGCCGGATCACCGAGATCGCCGGCCGCGCCGCGCACGACGCCGCCATCTCCGCCGCGCGCAGCCTGCAAGGCGACGACCGTAACCTCGAGGCGCTGTCCGCGCTCGCCGAACAGACGATCTCGACCATGCAGGAAGTGCTCAAGATCGAGCAGGACGCGGTCGACGAAGACCGTCGGCGTGAGCAGGAGCTCGTGCGCGTGCGCGATCGCCTCGTGTCCGGGATGCGTGGCGTGCAGCAAACCGCGCTCGCCAGCCCGGTCCGCGGCGCCTGATCCGCTCTGCCTCCCCCCTCTACAGGAGCATCGCGAATGACCGCGCAGCCCCCGAAGTCCCTGGACGGCATCGAGATGGATCCGGCCAGACAACCGCTCAACCTGGGCGCCATTGCGCGCGGCGTGGCCGAGATAGCACCCGGCGTCGATACGGCCACATCCGCGCCGCCCGCTACGCCGGATCTGACCTCGTTCGACCTCGACGCAGCCTGGCTGCGCCGGGCCGAAGCAGACAGCGCGGGATTTCTGTCCCGCTTCTCGCGCATCGTCGGCGAAGCGCTGCCGCAGCACGCGACGCTCGATATCGCACGTCGCGGGATCTTCCGTAAAACCGAGGAAGTCGTCGGACTGATTGTCACGTTCGAGGACGAAATCTATCGCATGCGTCTTTCCGGCAGCCGGCAGATCGTCACCGAAATCGAGAAACGCGTGCGCGGCATCACGCTGTCGACCCGACAGGTGCAAACGCACACGTGGATCTCCGGCCTGCTCGCCAACGTGCACGAGCGCACGGAAAAAGCTCGCGGCATCGCCGCGCTGCTGCGCTCGCTCTGATCCATCGCCCCTACTTTCCACCGAGGCTATTGATGGGAATCTGGTCTTCGTTATTCGGCGGCAGCAACTCCCCGACGCAGCAGAGCCGCCCCGATCAACCGTTCTTCGACGCGCAAGGCGTGCCGAACCTGTTGCATGAGCGTCTCGAACAGGCGAAAGCCGGCACGCTGCCGTGGATATCCACGCTCACGGCGCCCGAACTCGCGCTCGCCCGCTCGCATGGCGTCCGGATGATCGCGCCGCTCGCGGCCACCTGCTGGATGCACTACGGCTTTTCATGGACCGAGGGGCACAAGCAGGGCTGGAATACCGCCCAGCAGCGCCTTCAGGCTGAAGCCGCGGCGCTCGGCGCGAACGCCGTCATCGACGTGAAGATGATCTCGCTCGATCTGGCGCTCGAAAGCAGCATGGACTATTCGCTGGTCGGCACGGCGGTGCGAATCGCGGGCCTGCCGCCGAGCCCCGCGCCGATCCTGTCGACCGTGCCGGCGCTCGAATTCGTGCAACTGCTCGAGGCCGGCATCGTGCCCGTCGGGCTCGCCGTCGGCGCGCGTTTTGCCTGGAGCAAAGACAATCTCGACTTTCGTACCGACCAATCCTGGCGCAACGGCGCGATGAAGCAGACCACTTCATTCTGGGAAAGTATCCGTCGCGACGCACATCACGATCTGCGCGCGGACACGGCACGGCAGGGGCGCGGCGTGCTCGCGCAGCTGAACTTCAGCCAGATATTCCGGTGTGACTACGAAAATCCGACCCGCTACAACTACCTCGGACGCCACATCGTCATGGGTACGGTCGTGGACGGCGAGCCGGCCGGCACGATCCATCACCCGGTCGAATGGGTGCTCGATCTGAGCGACCGCCCGGATCTGATCCGGACGACTTCAGTGCACCACAACTCATTGAAAGACGGTATCTGACTACCCCAGATCGCCTCCACGTCGTTTTCCCCGTCGTTTTCCCTGTTACGGAGCCAGTACGTGTCGAAC
This region includes:
- a CDS encoding toxic anion resistance protein, which gives rise to MSDPQQPTSQPLDLSAFASLAVPETTENPPSASGSDTPDLPAGTATPTEIAAPMPAFERLVDLSTLPAELQTRAHQLAASIRFEDTTSTLTFIEHTLQPIAQVSRQLLADTTVGNAGEVGLIAAAVIDGIRILRIDELQAEAHKTAPKAASLLGKVMGLGKLAHDAVQSFTENRKKFLTLMDAEEARARKAKADLMTTVQLLDDQSQAVRQGVGNLTIAIAAAQLALDRGVQEAEELRQVALRSNTSGDAAIAMDRRNTLANFRGQTADMREAMVSAATLIPLIASNRKAAVTRISQLNSGILLTLPRLMAVASQAAVEADVRRGGQEKEKLDEANRRITEIAGRAAHDAAISAARSLQGDDRNLEALSALAEQTISTMQEVLKIEQDAVDEDRRREQELVRVRDRLVSGMRGVQQTALASPVRGA
- a CDS encoding heavy metal-binding domain-containing protein, whose protein sequence is MGIWSSLFGGSNSPTQQSRPDQPFFDAQGVPNLLHERLEQAKAGTLPWISTLTAPELALARSHGVRMIAPLAATCWMHYGFSWTEGHKQGWNTAQQRLQAEAAALGANAVIDVKMISLDLALESSMDYSLVGTAVRIAGLPPSPAPILSTVPALEFVQLLEAGIVPVGLAVGARFAWSKDNLDFRTDQSWRNGAMKQTTSFWESIRRDAHHDLRADTARQGRGVLAQLNFSQIFRCDYENPTRYNYLGRHIVMGTVVDGEPAGTIHHPVEWVLDLSDRPDLIRTTSVHHNSLKDGI